A single genomic interval of Verrucomicrobiota bacterium harbors:
- a CDS encoding ATP-binding protein: MPSSEGKNWLDHVIEAYRSGANRQFVLYGNTHDIFPVPNSSENGLGNLSDLLSKACLSAYDLILSLDIATGIKVMKGQEIAPEWLNDRAHKERFGNPRQQVALLDEFILYCVNYSRAEGKKIHLGLLITNAQYVLPNINTTSIDVSAVALTIKRWSEDPVFKEYPLATFIICQNLSEIHPMIQTNSHGLRLEIPLPTKQEIQKFFKQQQSHYPIAFKEIQESQTSAAQLLAGTSLNSLQAMLKLKEYQKEAIKLKDLESIAHRLVEESCDNLIEFIRPKHNLSDLYGQAALKKRIQNDLNLWQQGMTKVIPKGYLLMGPVGTGKSFFVEALAGEAQVPVVKLKNFRGKYQGETESNLERIFRLLRTLPRCFVFIDEADQSMGSRDSGASSSPVDARVYSMFAQEMASEQNRGRLIWLLATSRPDLLEVDLKRPGRMDLKIPLLPCESIESAWALIQALSNKHKLSIDAHTFDSIADLIPKWMTPGSTDSLLRDLQREKQIDPSLDEQSLLIQRLQDYQPPVSPLVMEEQTRIAIQEASDIRFVPEAFRYLRTITQPITRL, from the coding sequence ATGCCTAGCTCTGAAGGAAAGAACTGGTTAGATCATGTCATTGAGGCGTACCGTTCAGGGGCGAATCGGCAATTCGTTCTCTACGGGAACACTCATGACATCTTTCCCGTGCCAAATTCCTCTGAGAATGGTCTAGGTAATTTATCTGACCTATTGAGCAAGGCCTGCTTAAGCGCGTATGACCTTATTTTATCGCTAGACATCGCCACGGGCATCAAGGTCATGAAAGGCCAGGAAATTGCCCCCGAATGGCTTAATGATCGAGCACATAAAGAGCGCTTTGGTAATCCCAGGCAGCAAGTTGCTTTGCTTGATGAATTTATTCTATACTGCGTCAACTATAGTCGAGCTGAGGGCAAAAAAATCCACTTAGGCCTTCTCATTACCAATGCGCAATATGTTCTTCCGAATATTAACACCACATCAATTGATGTCTCAGCTGTTGCGCTAACCATCAAACGTTGGAGTGAGGATCCTGTATTTAAAGAATACCCTCTGGCGACTTTTATCATTTGTCAGAACTTGTCTGAAATTCACCCCATGATTCAGACGAATTCCCATGGTCTTCGCCTAGAAATACCGCTGCCTACTAAGCAGGAAATCCAGAAATTCTTCAAACAGCAGCAGAGCCATTACCCAATTGCATTCAAAGAAATCCAAGAGTCTCAAACATCCGCAGCACAACTTCTAGCAGGGACTTCACTTAACTCATTACAAGCCATGCTTAAGCTCAAAGAATATCAGAAAGAAGCCATTAAGTTAAAAGACCTTGAATCTATCGCACATCGTCTAGTCGAGGAAAGTTGTGACAACCTCATAGAATTCATTCGCCCAAAACACAATCTGTCAGATCTTTATGGCCAAGCAGCTTTAAAGAAACGCATCCAAAATGATCTCAATCTCTGGCAACAAGGTATGACAAAAGTTATCCCTAAAGGATACCTTCTCATGGGCCCAGTAGGAACAGGTAAAAGTTTTTTTGTTGAAGCTCTAGCCGGAGAGGCTCAAGTCCCCGTCGTTAAGCTGAAGAACTTCCGTGGAAAATATCAAGGCGAAACCGAATCTAACTTAGAGCGTATCTTTCGTTTACTGCGAACGTTACCCAGATGTTTTGTTTTTATCGATGAGGCTGATCAGTCCATGGGAAGCCGCGATAGTGGAGCTAGCTCCAGTCCTGTTGATGCTCGTGTTTATTCCATGTTCGCTCAAGAAATGGCCAGCGAGCAAAACCGTGGTCGACTTATTTGGCTACTAGCAACGAGTCGTCCGGATCTCCTTGAAGTTGACCTCAAGAGACCTGGACGTATGGATTTGAAGATTCCTCTACTGCCTTGCGAATCTATTGAATCAGCTTGGGCACTTATCCAAGCTCTATCTAATAAACATAAACTCTCTATTGATGCACACACTTTCGACTCCATAGCTGATCTCATCCCAAAGTGGATGACCCCAGGGTCAACAGATTCTCTCCTGCGCGATCTACAACGTGAAAAACAAATCGACCCTTCGCTAGATGAGCAATCACTACTTATCCAACGTTTACAGGACTATCAGCCTCCTGTCTCACCCTTAGTCATGGAGGAGCAAACACGCATTGCCATCCAAGAAGCATCTGACATTCGTTTTGTTCCTGAGGCTTTCCGTTACTTAAGAACCATTACCCAACCCATCACCCGCTTATGA
- a CDS encoding PspA/IM30 family protein, which produces MGRLWRLIYGKFLKLIGIAEAADPQAILETAIESRNKLEVQGREALSLKAGVLERLKGQMEDEHRKLSELEDQITSLIEAGHEDLAKELASEYEQVEREFTNNQEQFDLLESDYKVDTERLNESLKLADKEIQQAKDNIRDTKIHESIAKANAIGAGIRMDTDGVTDSMARIKEITEERKSKAMGKSRVARDAVDFKLEDINRMKKVREATGGQALARFAAKRNMTLKSAPAPTDGPVSTDKPFGTTETDQDTTKSEA; this is translated from the coding sequence ATGGGAAGATTATGGAGACTCATCTACGGTAAGTTTTTAAAACTTATCGGTATCGCAGAAGCAGCCGATCCTCAAGCCATCTTGGAGACAGCTATTGAATCACGCAACAAGCTGGAAGTTCAAGGTCGAGAAGCCTTAAGCCTCAAAGCAGGCGTGCTAGAAAGATTAAAAGGCCAGATGGAGGATGAACACCGTAAATTAAGCGAACTAGAAGACCAAATCACTTCACTAATTGAAGCTGGACACGAGGACTTGGCCAAGGAACTCGCTAGCGAGTATGAGCAGGTCGAGCGCGAATTCACCAACAACCAAGAACAATTTGATTTGCTAGAATCAGATTACAAAGTAGATACCGAACGCCTCAATGAAAGCTTAAAACTTGCGGACAAAGAAATTCAGCAGGCTAAAGATAATATTCGCGACACTAAAATTCACGAATCGATTGCTAAAGCAAATGCCATTGGAGCAGGTATCCGCATGGATACAGATGGAGTAACTGATAGCATGGCACGTATCAAAGAAATTACCGAAGAGCGCAAATCAAAAGCGATGGGTAAATCTCGTGTTGCGCGCGATGCGGTTGACTTCAAACTAGAAGACATCAACCGCATGAAAAAGGTTCGCGAGGCCACTGGTGGGCAAGCTCTTGCGCGTTTTGCCGCTAAACGCAACATGACGTTAAAATCTGCCCCCGCTCCAACAGACGGTCCAGTATCTACGGACAAGCCTTTCGGCACTACCGAAACAGATCAAGATACCACAAAGTCTGAGGCATAA
- a CDS encoding phosphate ABC transporter substrate-binding/OmpA family protein, with protein sequence MKKWTSILIILCTLGMIAWGLFRPTREASKLNHLLSITSEAIDYDRTINIWGDDWLGYMVFRSAKFQRLLDPHKIKVNFEIVADFSKRIQGLHSGECEFAVATLDSYLANANDSHWPAAIIFVVDESYGGDAIVGLSHLSNIDDLNKPEIKGSFVGFSPSEFFLRSEVSHFKLENLRPQLERFRSNDIKESYQALAKGKVDFAVLWEPQVTQALKKIQGAKVLIDTRHAQGLIIDIALASRKVISDEPKLAELITHAYFKALHEYLNNPNDFIDAAARDSGEKTSQAQIMTNGIKFATFEENHTYWLSSASQSDPPIIQSIAHIKSILDDHELSSPIPRNDPYALIYRGILDRLQNSPHTIPPASTSVPAIKRLKKFYDPLSEEAWKQLSQKVRGTLIDQPITFRPGSTAIPEDFQILIQEATPILNHYPDYRIIVEAHVSPSDQPDLDQQLSEQRAQAVKNYLIEACQISQNRIYAYGKGSSELPQRLEGESIRAYNKKARRAKILLVGD encoded by the coding sequence ATGAAAAAATGGACCAGCATTTTAATCATACTCTGCACCTTGGGAATGATCGCCTGGGGACTGTTCCGACCCACTCGCGAAGCAAGTAAGCTTAATCATCTGCTTTCCATAACTAGCGAAGCTATAGATTATGATCGTACCATCAACATTTGGGGTGATGACTGGCTTGGCTACATGGTTTTTAGATCCGCTAAGTTTCAACGATTACTAGATCCTCACAAAATTAAGGTCAACTTTGAAATCGTTGCTGATTTCTCCAAACGAATCCAGGGACTTCATTCCGGTGAATGTGAATTTGCCGTAGCCACTTTGGATAGTTATCTTGCTAATGCCAACGATAGCCACTGGCCAGCAGCGATTATCTTTGTGGTTGATGAAAGCTATGGAGGTGATGCCATTGTAGGACTCTCCCATCTCTCTAATATTGATGACCTCAATAAACCAGAAATTAAGGGCTCATTTGTTGGCTTCTCACCATCAGAATTTTTCCTCCGCTCCGAAGTCTCACACTTTAAACTCGAAAACTTAAGACCTCAGTTGGAAAGATTTCGCAGTAACGATATTAAAGAATCTTACCAGGCCCTTGCAAAAGGGAAAGTCGACTTCGCTGTCTTATGGGAACCACAAGTAACACAAGCACTGAAAAAAATACAAGGTGCAAAAGTATTGATTGATACACGACACGCTCAAGGGCTTATCATCGATATTGCCCTTGCTTCTAGAAAAGTCATCTCAGATGAACCTAAGTTGGCTGAACTCATCACTCATGCTTACTTTAAAGCATTGCATGAGTATTTAAATAATCCTAATGACTTCATTGATGCTGCGGCGCGTGATAGCGGAGAAAAAACTTCCCAAGCCCAAATAATGACAAACGGTATTAAGTTCGCCACTTTTGAAGAGAACCATACGTATTGGTTAAGCAGCGCGTCTCAAAGTGATCCTCCTATTATACAGTCCATTGCACACATTAAATCGATTCTTGATGACCACGAACTCTCTTCACCTATACCGCGAAATGACCCCTATGCTCTTATCTATCGAGGTATTTTAGATCGATTACAAAATTCACCTCACACCATTCCCCCTGCCAGCACGAGTGTTCCTGCTATCAAACGCTTGAAAAAATTCTACGACCCACTTTCCGAAGAAGCATGGAAACAACTCTCTCAAAAGGTAAGAGGCACCCTCATTGACCAACCCATCACTTTTCGTCCAGGCTCTACCGCTATACCAGAAGATTTTCAAATACTTATCCAGGAAGCCACCCCAATACTGAATCACTATCCTGACTATAGAATCATTGTCGAGGCTCATGTCTCGCCTAGCGATCAACCCGATTTAGACCAACAACTTTCAGAGCAACGAGCTCAAGCGGTGAAAAACTACCTCATTGAAGCATGTCAGATTTCTCAAAACCGTATTTATGCCTATGGGAAAGGCTCTAGTGAGTTGCCACAACGCCTTGAAGGTGAGAGTATACGCGCTTATAACAAGAAAGCACGTAGGGCAAAAATTTTACTTGTTGGAGATTAA
- a CDS encoding vWA domain-containing protein, with protein MRKNTFIRIITIPALIVLSLSTIHAQDNVTTQWLNELDQERVEQSGTAITIIFDDSGSMNTDDKIGQAKKAFLEWLSAVPENYRLSLIGLNAGLIVPMGRDNREVLMAKVESIKASGGTPLFRTIGEALKNIQDRRQTVSPFERHVVVVFTDGKESSKHGAKGVQRQILELRKNQIEVAGIGFHGQGDYMKGVSTLYFAAETSKELKQGLLKVDAEIGDVSDIRITDNDFKVMDEISLNPIPEPSSVIKTKKQTNDIAKTTSKSEPTTKDQGVSLGSVFFLLILGFILYKIVSAAKKFKS; from the coding sequence ATGAGAAAAAATACTTTTATCCGCATCATCACTATTCCAGCCCTTATAGTTTTGAGTCTTTCTACTATACACGCGCAAGATAATGTGACGACTCAGTGGCTTAATGAGCTCGATCAAGAAAGGGTCGAACAAAGCGGCACTGCCATCACTATTATTTTTGACGACTCGGGTTCCATGAATACCGACGACAAAATTGGACAGGCCAAGAAAGCCTTTCTGGAATGGTTATCGGCTGTCCCTGAAAACTATCGTCTATCTCTTATTGGACTTAATGCGGGCTTGATTGTTCCTATGGGGCGAGATAATCGAGAAGTGCTTATGGCTAAGGTAGAATCTATTAAAGCTAGTGGAGGAACACCTTTATTTAGAACTATTGGCGAAGCTTTAAAAAATATCCAAGATCGCCGGCAAACGGTTAGCCCCTTCGAAAGGCATGTGGTGGTGGTTTTTACAGACGGCAAAGAATCTAGCAAACATGGAGCAAAAGGTGTCCAAAGGCAGATTTTGGAATTGCGAAAAAACCAAATTGAAGTGGCAGGCATTGGTTTCCATGGACAAGGAGACTATATGAAAGGTGTTTCAACTCTTTACTTTGCTGCGGAGACAAGCAAAGAGCTTAAACAGGGATTGCTAAAAGTAGATGCTGAAATCGGTGATGTCTCTGATATTAGAATCACAGATAATGACTTTAAAGTCATGGATGAAATAAGCTTGAATCCTATCCCAGAACCGTCATCTGTTATCAAAACCAAAAAGCAGACGAACGATATAGCTAAAACGACCTCAAAATCAGAACCTACAACAAAAGATCAAGGGGTCTCACTAGGCTCCGTATTTTTCCTCCTCATTTTGGGTTTTATTCTCTACAAAATTGTTAGTGCAGCAAAAAAATTCAAGAGCTAA